The following coding sequences are from one Culex quinquefasciatus strain JHB chromosome 1, VPISU_Cqui_1.0_pri_paternal, whole genome shotgun sequence window:
- the LOC6047061 gene encoding LOW QUALITY PROTEIN: integrator complex subunit 5 (The sequence of the model RefSeq protein was modified relative to this genomic sequence to represent the inferred CDS: inserted 4 bases in 3 codons): MIKQPVLAELQYFVSSVSLLYKGVPLKDSAAATALVKCALHLLEDLPSTRDAVFEYFSLVFNGAVKSYLSIVEKNNPDASAEDDTIQEIHEALERLVTNGPPAWSPLISSWSLRLLGKSAXQNSRRRPLDIRTSCNLWLGCQAIRCLVGLTALCFSKLDGAEVDNCIAGLLNTFAQYSPYFDWVVARLGGCFPARVIARMLGCGLKRFTGEYDQVDSEVEVLSYLAAANEEHLRRALRDIIEREAAGNKLTVPYLLHLSKNSEVLAQSLAAVFLEHHTDAHLQLFRAQCKFWPANYNITNVVHIVTGLLLKVKKHSIPVLLTLPRLADRYPWCQELLEMLFVELETLVLEKRSCPLLDDATKEPAKELLWRACLSDCALLQQSGVRLILLVSLRSAHFLQQSIAQLLAGSSGEMGPGKPHLNALVRLLGGPHGSAELPKIKPGFEIALERMLLNPTRGGENYWVLRNLVEIVKLERDSFNVHLKKTNCVVVLQELLGKLLAIWEMLMNQQKNTLLQRQGTFSFGNAEIKPEIKRIKREDGGXEQIDTGEGTSRSRTSQIATPVTFDQIHMLAKLIDCMELNAKSAVLNMSECLKLSALTVKYFFLCLQQAATRLNGDDDTNLHRCYQLLSRHCAMRKAARTSALREILEGALFLYGNLFGSLETERDSVEYSKPDELLIKLNQKQGIAMNASRSTVLHAGVIGQGPKQPVRSADGPESEMQNRLVSAIVACCQDPDQQATIDGFSFMSLLLVELVSPDVMYNGLPWPDEEYTKVTMERDLQIRRMFRNNPILWSLLGLVACYRPALCYSSVLLRALAASVLHQWRSKSAETMVDGHRTELMYVTTKLLEVMALGQLLPPPLSYLHIVLPHLDAAEIVYVLKECVWNYMKDHVPSPVLFVCDPTGFHWRDPASSRXPPQYTNPLRNTMQKRLPKMGTLYQQMFVGPELRNPTVMHHQQQPPPQQIVMVNGLGGSGQPPPMVAAANGNGNMMVMQHHHPHPHQHLPQPQHHHGQMGPGMVGANGNGHLMGNPGPPVILGPVVTLD, translated from the exons ATGATCAAGCAACCGGTTCTCGCCGAGCTGCAGTACTTTGTGAGCAGCGTTTCGCTGCTGTACAAGGGCGTCCCGCTCAAAGATTCGGCCGCGGCCACGGCCCTGGTCAAGTGCGCGCTGCACCTGCTGGAGGACCTGCCGTCGACGCGGGACGCCGTCTTTGAGTACTTTTCGCTGGTGTTTAACGGCGCGGTGAAGAGCTACCTCAGCATCGTCGAG aaaaacaaCCCGGATGCTTCCGCCGAGGATGACACAATTCAGGAGATTCATGAAGCGCTGGAGCGGCTCGTCACGAACGGACCTCCGGCGTGGTCTCCGTTAATCTCATCGTGGAGTCTGCGTCTGCTGGGGAAATCTGC ACAAAACAGTCGCCGCCGTCCGCTGGACATCCGAACGTCCTGTAATTTGTGGCTCGGCTGTCAGGCGATCCGATGCCTTGTTGGCCTGACCGCCCTTTGCTTCTCCAAGCTGGATGGAGCCGAAGTGGACAATTGCATCGCTGGGCTCCTAAACACTTTCGCCCAATATTCCCCCTACTTTGATTGGGTCGTGGCCCGGTTGGGCGGATGTTTCCCGGCGCGGGTCATCGCGCGCATGTTGGGGTGTGGGCTGAAGCGCTTCACCGGCGAGTACGACCAGGTGGACTCCGAGGTGGAAGTGCTGAGCTATTTGGCGGCGGCAAACGAGGAGCATTTGAGGAGGGCGCTGCGGGACATTATTGAGCGGGAGGCGGCCGGGAATAAGCTGACCGTGCCGTACCTGCTGCACCTGTCGAAGAACTCGGAGGTGCTGGCGCAGTCGCTGGCGGCGGTGTTTCTGGAGCATC ACACCGACGCCCACCTGCAGCTCTTCCGCGCGCAGTGCAAGTTCTGGCCCGCCAACTACAACATCACCAACGTGGTCCACATCGTCACCGGTCTGCTGCTGAAGGTCAAAAAGCACTCCATCCCGGTTCTCCTAACGCTGCCCCGCCTCGCCGATCGCTACCCGTGGTGCCAGGAACTGTTGGAGATGCTGTTCGTCGAGCTGGAGACGCTGGTGCTGGAGAAGCGATCCTGTCCGCTACTGGACGACGCTACGAAGGAACCCGCCAAGGAGCTGCTGTGGCGCGCCTGCTTGAGCGATTGCGCGCTGCTTCAGCAGAGTGGCGTGAGGTTGATTTTGCTGGTTAGCCTGCGGTCGGCGCACTTTTTGCAGCAGTCGATTGCGCAACTGTTGGCCGGAAGTTCCGGCGAGATGGGACCGGGTAAGCCGCACTTGAACGCGTTGGTGCGGTTGTTGGGAGGGCCGCACGGGTCGGCGGAGTTGCCGAAGATTAAGCCCGGGTTCGAGATTGCGTTGGAGCGGATGTTGCTGAATCCGACGCGGGGCGGGGAGAACTATTGGGTGTTGAGGAATCTGGTGGAGATTGTGAAGCTGGAGCGAGACTCGTTCAATGTGCACTTGAAGAAGACGAACTGCGTGGTCGTGCTGCAGGAGCTGCTGGGGAAGTTGCTGGCCATTTGGGAGATGTTGATGAACCAGCAGAAGAACACACTGCTCCAGAGGCAGGGCACGTTTTCGTTCGGGAACGCGGAGATTAAGCCGGAGATAAAGCGGATTAAACGGGAGGACGGGG CGGAGCAGATTGACACCGGCGAGGGGACAAGTAGAAGCAGAACGTCACAAATCGCGACCCCCGTGACGTTCGACCAAATTCACATGCTGGCCAAGCTGATCGACTGCATGGAGTTGAACGCCAAGTCGGCCGTCCTGAACATGTCCGAGTGCCTCAAACTGTCCGCGCTGACCGTCAAGTACTTCTTTCTGTGTCTCCAGCAAGCGGCAACCCGTCTCAACGGTGACGACGACACCAACCTTCACCGCTGCTACCAACTCCTGTCCCGACACTGCGCCATGCGGAAAGCCGCCCGAACGTCAGCCCTTCGTGAAATCCTCGAAGGCGCCCTCTTCCTGTACGGCAACCTGTTCGGCTCCCTCGAAACCGAACGCGACTCCGTCGAGTATAGCAAACCCGACGAACTCCTCATCAAACTCAACCAAAAGCAAGGCATCGCCATGAACGCGTCCCGCTCCACAGTCCTACATGCCGGCGTCATCGGCCAAGGCCCCAAACAACCCGTCCGGTCCGCCGACGGCCCCGAATCCGAAATGCAGAACCGCCTAGTAAGCGCCATCGTGGCCTGCTGCCAAGACCCCGACCAACAAGCCACCATCGACGGATTCAGCTTCATGTCCCTTCTCCTCGTTGAACTCGTCTCCCCGGACGTCATGTACAACGGACTGCCCTGGCCCGACGAAGAGTACACCAAAGTGACGATGGAACGCGACCTCCAGATCCGGCGGATGTTCCGCAACAACCCAATCCTGTGGTCACTGCTCGGTCTCGTGGCCTGCTATCGACCCGCGCTCTGCTACAGTTCGGTCCTGCTGAGAGCACTCGCGGCGTCCGTACTGCACCAGTGGAGATCAAAGTCGGCGGAGACGATGGTCGACGGCCACCGGACGGAACTGATGTACGTGACGACGAAGCTGCTGGAGGTGATGGCGCTGGGACAGCTGCTGCCGCCGCCGTTGAGCTATCTGCACATTGTGCTGCCGCATCTGGATGCGGCGGAG ATCGTCTACGTGCTCAAGGAGTGCGTCTGGAACTACATGAAGGACCACGTCCCCTCACCCGTCCTCTTCGTGTGCGATCCGACCGGTTTCCACTGGCGTGACCCCGCCAGTTCCC CCCCGCCCCAGTACACGAACCCACTGCGGAACACGATGCAAAAGCGCCTGCCCAAGATGGGAACCCTGTACCAGCAGATGTTTGTCGGACCGGAGTTGCGCAATCCGACGGTGAtgcaccaccagcagcagccgcCGCCACAGCAAATTGTGATGGTCAACGGGCTGGGCGGAAGTGGCCAACCTCCGCCAATGGTGGCCGCGGCCAACGGGAACGGGAACATGATGGTCATGCAGCATCATCATCCACATCCGCATCAACACCTGCCACAGCCGCAACATCATCATGGCCAGATGGGACCGGGGATGGTCGGGGCGAACGGGAATGGACACTTGATGGGCAACCCAGGGCCGCCGGTCATATTGGGGCCGGTCGTAACGTTGGATTAG